DNA sequence from the Candidatus Nanopelagicales bacterium genome:
GCTGGAACCGCGGGTTGCCGGCGCGGAAGTCGCCCGGCCGGACCGACTCCACGGTGCCGGTGAGGTAGCCGCGCCCCAACGGGGAGAACGCCACGAACGCGGCCCCGTGGTCGCGGCACCAGCCCACGACGTCCTCCGGCGGCGCACCGCCGCCCTGGTACTCCCGGGACCCGGTGTCCTCCACCTCGCGCAGCCGCGGCGGCACCCCGAGCGCGTCGCGGGTCCACACCGACAGCTCGGACTGGATCGCGGACACCGGATGGATCGCGTGCGCCCGCTCGGCCTCGGCGATCGACACCTCGGACAGGCCGAGCGCGCGCACCTTGCCGGCACCCACCGCCTCCGCCATCGCCCCCCAGGTCTCCTCCAGCGGGATCGCGGGGTCGGCCCGGTGCAGGTACCACAGGTCGACGTGGTCGGTCCCCAGCCGGGCCAGGCTGGCGTCGATGCCGGCGCGGATGTGCTCCGGGGAGCCGTCCCGGTGGATGGTGAACGTGGCCGCCTCGTCGACCACCAGGCCGACCTTGGTCGCGAGGAACGCCTCGTCCCGGCGCCCGGCGACCGCCCGGCCGACGAGGGCCTCGTTGGAGCCCTCGCCGTACATGTCGGCGGTGTCCAGGTGGGTGACGCCGAGGTCCAGCGCGGCCCGGACCACCTCCAGCGAGCGCTCGTCGTCACGCTCGTGCTGCCCGTACGACCAGGTCATGCCCATGCAGCCCAGGCCCAGCGCGGGGACCGCCCGGCCGCCCACGTCGTACGTCCTCATCGCCGGCTCTCCTCGTCGTCGCAGGTCGGGGCAGGGCTGTCCGGGGCCCGGTACGGGTCCGGCCGGTGCACCCGCGGGTGGTTCAGACCCGGGTGGTCCGGCGGCAGGGTACGTCGCATCACCCACCACGAGGCGGCGATGACGCCGAGCACCAGGGGCCAGCCGAGGAGCACCCGGGCCACCCCCAGGCCCACCAGTTGGTCGTGGAGGTAGAGCGGGACCTGCACGCCCGCGCGCAGCACGAACGACGCGGTCCAGATCCAGGAGGCGCGGGAGTAGGCGCGGACCAGGTCGGGATCCCCGCGCCACGCGGTGCCGGTGCGCAGCACGAACCCGACGATGACGCCGAGCAACGGCCAGCGGACCAGGATCGACAGCGCCCACGCCAGCGCGCTGGCCGCGTTCGCCAGCAGGCTGGGCAGGAAGTAGTCGACCGCGTTGCCCGTCCGCGCGGCCACCAGGGCCGCCACGGACACCGCCAGCAGGCCACCCACGACGCGCACCGGGCGCTCGCGGCGGACCAGCCGGACCGTGGCGAGGACCGCCGCGGTGGCCAGCGCCGACACGACGCCGACGGTGAGGTCGCTGCCGGAGACGAGGTACGCGGTCACGAACACGACGCTCGGCGCCGCCGACTCCACCGCGCCGTACGGTCCTCCGAGCAGGACGTTGAGCGGCCGGTCGGTCCCTGCGGTCACCGGCGGTCCTCGTCGACGAGCTCGGGCGACCCGAACCAGAACCCCTGGGCCGCGTCGTACCCCATCTCGGTCAGCAGCCGGGCCTGCTCCGGCGTCTCGACGCCCTCGGCCACGACCCGCAGCCGGTGGGCGTGGGCGATGCGCAGCACCGCCTCCATCAGGGTGCGGGTCGCGTCGTCGCCGGCCATCGCGGACACGAACGTGCGGTCCACCTTGAGGAAGTCCAGGTCCAGGCGGGACAGGTAGGACAGTGCGGAGTACCCGGTCCCGAAGTCGTCCAGCCCGATCCGTACCCCCAGCTCGCGCAGCCGGGTCAGGCCCCGGCGCAGCTCGGGGTCCTCGCCGACCAGCGTCGCCTCGGTGATCTCGACCCACAGCCGCGAGGGGTCCAGGCCGCTCTCGTTCAGCGCGGCGGCCACGGTGTCGACGTAGCCCGGCAGGCGCAGGGTCCGCCCGGACACGTTGACGGAGACGGTGGACACCAGGTGCGGCGCACCACCGACCAGCACCTGCCGGTCGGCGGCGCCCAGCCAGGCGACGGCCCGGGACACGACCTGCCGGTCCAGTGCCCCGACCAGGCCGCTGTCCTCGGCCACCTCGAGGAAGCGCGCCGGCACCAGCACGGTGCCGTCCGGCTCGACCACCCGGGCCAGTGCCTCCACGGCGGCGAAGTGCGAGCCGCCGAGCCCGACGATCGGCTGCACCGCGATGGCGATCCCGCCCCGGTCCAGCGCGCCGCGCAGCACGCCCTCCACCCGGACCGCGTCGAGCACGCGCGAGCGCAGCGTCTCGTCGTAGCTGCTGACCCGGTCCCGCCCGTGGTCCTTCGCGTGGTACAGAGCCAGGTCGGCGGCCCTCAGCAGGTCGGCGGCGGTGGTGAGGTGGGAGTCGGCCCGGGCCAGGCCGATGCTGCCCGTCACCACCAGGGTGGACCCCTGGTGCTCCTGCGGTGCCCGCAGCCGGTCCAGCAGGGCGGTCGCGAGCTCGTCCGGCTGCTCGGCCGGCGCGGGGGACATGACGACCGCGAACTCGTCCCCGCCCAGCCGGGCCACCAGGTGCGGCGCCGGCACCAGGTCGCGCAGGACGTCGGCCGTCCGCGCCAGCACCCCGTCCCCGACCTGGTGCCCGAGCGAGTCGTTGACGAGCTTGAACCGGTCCAGGTCCAGCAGCAGCAGGCCGACGGGCTGCTGCGGGCTGGCGGTCGTCAGCGAGTCCGCCAGCCGCTGCTCCAGCCGGGCCCGGTTGGCCAGGTCGGTGAGCGAGTCGGTGGTGGCCAGCCGCTCCAGCTCGGCCTGGTGGGCGTGCCGCTCGGTCATGTCGACGATGTGTGTGACCAGGTAGCGCGGCCGGCCGACGGCGTCGTGGATCACGCCGGTGGTCACCAGCGCGGGGATCAGCCGCCCGGAGGAGTGCAGGTAGTTCTTGTCGTACGTCAGCGACACGACCTCGCCCGCCATCAGCCGGCGGATGCGGTCCTCGCTCTCGGCCCGGTCCTCCGGCGGCGTCCAGTCGGCGACCCGCATCCGGGCGAAGTCCCCCGGCGTCACGCCGAGGATCCGGCAGGCGGCGTCATTGGCCCGCAGCACCCGGCCGGAGTCCTCGCCCTCGATGCCGAGCATGGTCATGCCGATCGGCGCGTTGTCGAACGCGACCCGGAACAGCTCCTCGCTGGCGGCGATCTCGCGCTGCGCCGTCTCCTGGAGGGTGACGTCGTGGGTGGCGCCGCGCAGGCCGTACGGTGTGCCGTCCGGGCGCCGCAGCACGTCGGTCCACGACTCCAGGAAGCGCAGCTCGCCGTCGGGCCTGGTGATGCGGAAGACGTGCCGGTAGCCCTCCCCGGTCTCCAGCGCCCGGCGCTCCAGCAGCGCGCTGGCGGCCCGGTCCTCCGGGTGCACCAGCGCCAGCCACTCGTCGATGGTGTGCTCCATGCCGACGTCGAGGCCGGCGAGCCGGTGCATGGCGGTGGACCAGTTGAGGTTGCCGGTGGCGATGTCCCACTCCCACCAGGCCAGCCCGGTGAGCTCCTGAGCGGCACGCAGCCGGGACTCCGACTCCGCGAGCCGGCGCGCCGCCTCCTCGCGCTCGGTCACGTCCATGGTGGTGCCGAAGACCCGCACCACCCGGCCCTCGGCGTCCTTCTCCACGTCGTCCCAGGCCTGCAGCGTGCGGACCCGGCCGTCGCCGAGGACCACCCGGAACAGGTTGCTCCCGACCGGCCGGGGCAGGCCCGGGTCGGAGCGCCGGCGGGCCGCCTCGTGGTCGTCGGGGTGGATGAGCGCCAGCCACCCCTCGAGGTCGGGCGGCCCGTCGGCCGGGTCGAGCCCGACCAGCTCGAACATCCGGTCCGACCAGACGTGCTCGTCGGCCAGCACGTCGTACTCCCACCAGGCCAGGCCGGTGAGGTCCTGCGCCGAGCGCAGCCGCCGCTCCCGGTCCCGCAGGATGCGGGCGGTCTCCTCCCGCTCGGTGGCGTCGACGAAGGTGGCCACGGCTCCGATCGGCTGCCCGTCGGGACCCGTCAGGGGGGCCGCGCTCACGTCGATCCACACCAGTGACCCGTCCGGGCGGTGGACCCCCATGAGCTCGCCGTGCACCATCCGGCCGGTCTGCGCCGCGACCCGGATCGGGTGGGTCTCGGCCGGCCAGGGGGTCCCGTCCGGGTGGGTGGCCCGCAAGGTCGGGTCGGCCACCGGGCGGCCGACCATCTGGACGTCGGTCAGCCCGAGGATGCGCCGGGCGGCGGGGTTGGCCCGCAGGATCCGTCCGTGCGGTCCGACCACGACGACCCCGGACTCGAGCACCTCGAGGACGGTCCGCAGCAGGCCCTCGGGCAGGTCGCCGTGACGACCCTCCTGCTCCACCGCGCCACCCTCCCTCGCACCGCGTCCGGTCGTCGACGCTCGCGGGGAAGCCTAGAACGGTCGACGGGGTCCGGCAGCGTGGTCCAGCGGGCGAAGCGGCGGAGAGCGAGCGGGCTGCGAATCACATACATCCTCGGGGCTCACATTGTCGTAGTTCGTGGCGACACCGGCGGGGAACGTACGTATCGTCGCGGCAACCACCGGAGGGATCCACGATGACCGCCATCGACACCAGCACCACCGCCACCCCGTCGACCTCCGACCTCGAGCTGCCCGAGGTCCGCACCGAGCTGCCCGGACCGTCGAGCCGGGCCTGGTTCGACCGGACCGACCGCCACCTGACCGGGGCGATGGGCGACCACGAGCTCGTCCCGTTCGTGGAGGCCGGCAAGCGGGGCTACCTGGTCGAGGACGTCGACGGCAACACGTACGCCGACCACCTGTCCGCCTGGGGGTCGTCCCCGTTCGGGCCGACCCCGGCGGACGTGCGCGCGGCGATGGACACCGCCTGGGACCGGCACGGGATGCAGATCAGCGGCTGGGTGCAGAACCTGCCCGCGCTGGAGCTGGCCGAGCGGCTGGCCGCGATCGCGCCCGGCCGGCTGACCCGGGTCGAGTACTCCGTGACCGGCACGCTGGCCGTGGAGGGCGCGGTGAAGTTCATGCGCGAGCGCTCCGGCCGCCCGCTGGTGCTGACGTTCGGCGGGCAGTACCACGGCGAGTCCACGTACCTGGCCGCCGGCGTGTCCAGCGACCTGTCCAACGTGACCGCGATGCGCGCGCAGTACGTCGCGGGCGTCGTCACGATCCCGTACCCGAACCGGTTCCGGTCGCCGTTCCAGCCCGGCCCGGGCCCGTTCGACGACACCGCGGTCCTGGACTACCTGGAGAACTACGTCCTGGTGCAGCAGATCCATCCCGAGCAGGTGGCCGGGCTGCTGATCGAGCCGGTGCTGGGCGAGGGCGGGGTGCACGTTCCCTCTCAGGCGTTCTGGGACCGGCTCGGGGCGCTGGCGAAGCGGTGGGGCTGGCTGGTCTGCGTGGACGAGGTGCAGACCTGCATGGGCCGGTGCGGGGAGATGTTCGCGGTGGAGCTGTGGGACGGGATCGACCCGGACCTGCTGCTGCTGGGCAAGGCGTTCTCCGCCGGCGGCCAGCCGATCGCCGCGCTGCTGGGCACCGACGAGGTGATGGCGGACTCGTCGCTGCACCTGGGCAGCACGTACGGGTTCACGCCCGCGGCCTGCGCCGCGGCGACCGCCGGGATCGACCGCATCGAGGCCGGCGGGGTGCTGGAGAACGCCCGAGCCATGGAGCAGGTGTTCCTGGCCGAGATGGCGCCGCTGCGTGACGAGGTCGAGCAGGTGGGCGACGTCCGTGCGGCGGGCGCGCTCGCCGCCTTGGAGTTCGTCCAGGACAAGGCGACGATCCGGCCGGCGCCGCGCTTCCAGGTCGCGGTGCACCAGGCCGCGCTGCGCCGCGGCGTGCTGGGGATCACCCAGCGGGGCAAGTGGCACTACCGGCTGCAGCCGGCGCTCACGATGCCGATCGAGGTCTTCCGGGACAGCCTGGCGCGGCTGCGGGAGGCCGTCCACGAGGTCGCCGCCAACCCGCCGGTGGAGGAGTCGACCGTGCTGGAGTCGGTCGCGGCGGAGAACCGGTAGATGCCGGCCGACCCGGCGGTCGAGCACGGCATCGACGACGTCGACCGGGCGATCATCGCCGAGCTGCAGGAGGACGGCCGCCGGCCGTTCACCCAGATCGCGC
Encoded proteins:
- a CDS encoding aldo/keto reductase, coding for MRTYDVGGRAVPALGLGCMGMTWSYGQHERDDERSLEVVRAALDLGVTHLDTADMYGEGSNEALVGRAVAGRRDEAFLATKVGLVVDEAATFTIHRDGSPEHIRAGIDASLARLGTDHVDLWYLHRADPAIPLEETWGAMAEAVGAGKVRALGLSEVSIAEAERAHAIHPVSAIQSELSVWTRDALGVPPRLREVEDTGSREYQGGGAPPEDVVGWCRDHGAAFVAFSPLGRGYLTGTVESVRPGDFRAGNPRFQPAALAANREIVDRVRSVAERHGATPAQVALAWVLAQGPHVLAVPGTKKLAYLRENTAAADLVLDADDLAALDELPPVAGARY
- a CDS encoding DUF3159 domain-containing protein, giving the protein MTAGTDRPLNVLLGGPYGAVESAAPSVVFVTAYLVSGSDLTVGVVSALATAAVLATVRLVRRERPVRVVGGLLAVSVAALVAARTGNAVDYFLPSLLANAASALAWALSILVRWPLLGVIVGFVLRTGTAWRGDPDLVRAYSRASWIWTASFVLRAGVQVPLYLHDQLVGLGVARVLLGWPLVLGVIAASWWVMRRTLPPDHPGLNHPRVHRPDPYRAPDSPAPTCDDEESRR
- a CDS encoding EAL domain-containing protein, with the protein product MEQEGRHGDLPEGLLRTVLEVLESGVVVVGPHGRILRANPAARRILGLTDVQMVGRPVADPTLRATHPDGTPWPAETHPIRVAAQTGRMVHGELMGVHRPDGSLVWIDVSAAPLTGPDGQPIGAVATFVDATEREETARILRDRERRLRSAQDLTGLAWWEYDVLADEHVWSDRMFELVGLDPADGPPDLEGWLALIHPDDHEAARRRSDPGLPRPVGSNLFRVVLGDGRVRTLQAWDDVEKDAEGRVVRVFGTTMDVTEREEAARRLAESESRLRAAQELTGLAWWEWDIATGNLNWSTAMHRLAGLDVGMEHTIDEWLALVHPEDRAASALLERRALETGEGYRHVFRITRPDGELRFLESWTDVLRRPDGTPYGLRGATHDVTLQETAQREIAASEELFRVAFDNAPIGMTMLGIEGEDSGRVLRANDAACRILGVTPGDFARMRVADWTPPEDRAESEDRIRRLMAGEVVSLTYDKNYLHSSGRLIPALVTTGVIHDAVGRPRYLVTHIVDMTERHAHQAELERLATTDSLTDLANRARLEQRLADSLTTASPQQPVGLLLLDLDRFKLVNDSLGHQVGDGVLARTADVLRDLVPAPHLVARLGGDEFAVVMSPAPAEQPDELATALLDRLRAPQEHQGSTLVVTGSIGLARADSHLTTAADLLRAADLALYHAKDHGRDRVSSYDETLRSRVLDAVRVEGVLRGALDRGGIAIAVQPIVGLGGSHFAAVEALARVVEPDGTVLVPARFLEVAEDSGLVGALDRQVVSRAVAWLGAADRQVLVGGAPHLVSTVSVNVSGRTLRLPGYVDTVAAALNESGLDPSRLWVEITEATLVGEDPELRRGLTRLRELGVRIGLDDFGTGYSALSYLSRLDLDFLKVDRTFVSAMAGDDATRTLMEAVLRIAHAHRLRVVAEGVETPEQARLLTEMGYDAAQGFWFGSPELVDEDRR
- a CDS encoding aminotransferase class III-fold pyridoxal phosphate-dependent enzyme — translated: MTAIDTSTTATPSTSDLELPEVRTELPGPSSRAWFDRTDRHLTGAMGDHELVPFVEAGKRGYLVEDVDGNTYADHLSAWGSSPFGPTPADVRAAMDTAWDRHGMQISGWVQNLPALELAERLAAIAPGRLTRVEYSVTGTLAVEGAVKFMRERSGRPLVLTFGGQYHGESTYLAAGVSSDLSNVTAMRAQYVAGVVTIPYPNRFRSPFQPGPGPFDDTAVLDYLENYVLVQQIHPEQVAGLLIEPVLGEGGVHVPSQAFWDRLGALAKRWGWLVCVDEVQTCMGRCGEMFAVELWDGIDPDLLLLGKAFSAGGQPIAALLGTDEVMADSSLHLGSTYGFTPAACAAATAGIDRIEAGGVLENARAMEQVFLAEMAPLRDEVEQVGDVRAAGALAALEFVQDKATIRPAPRFQVAVHQAALRRGVLGITQRGKWHYRLQPALTMPIEVFRDSLARLREAVHEVAANPPVEESTVLESVAAENR